One window of the Pan troglodytes isolate AG18354 chromosome 12, NHGRI_mPanTro3-v2.0_pri, whole genome shotgun sequence genome contains the following:
- the AGBL5 gene encoding cytosolic carboxypeptidase-like protein 5 isoform X2, with the protein MRLRQAVNRLPEDAARTLRPLLPAIVPERHSLSSQGQSGAGGCFPSPTMELRCGGLLFSSRFDSGNLAHVEKVESLSSDGEGVGGGASALTSGIASSPDYEFNVWTRPDCAETEFENGNRSWFYFSVRGGMPGKLIKINIMNMNKQSKLYSQGMAPFVRTLPTRPRWERVRDRPTFEMTETQFVLSFVHRFVEGRGATTFFAFCYPFSYSDCQELLNQLDQRFPENHPTHSSPLDTIYYHRELLCYSLDGLRVDLLTITSCHGLREDREPRLEQLFPDTSTPRPFRFAGKRIFFLSSRVHPGETPSSFVFNGFLDFILRPDDPRAQTLRRLFVFKLIPMLNPDGVVRGHYRTDSRGVNLNRQYLKPDAILHPAIYGAKAVLLYHHVHSRLNSQSSSEHQPSPCLPPDAPVSDLEKANNLQNEAQCGHSADRHNAEAWKQTEPAEQKLNSVWIMPQQSAGLEEPAPDTIPPKESGVAYYVDLHGHASKRGCFMYGNSFSDESTQVENMLYPKLISLNSAHFDFQGCNFSEKNMYARDRRDGQSKEGSGRVAIYKASGIIHSYTLECNYNTGRSVNSIPAACHDNGRASPPPPPAFPSRYTVELFEQVGRAMAIAALDMAECNPWPRIVLSEHSSLTNLRAWMLKHVRNSRGLSSTLNVGVNKKRGLRTPPKSHNGLPVSCSENTLSRARSFSTGTSAGGSSSSQQNSPQMKNSPSFPFHGSRPAGLPGLGSSTQKVTHRVLGPVREPRSQDRRRRQQPLNHRPAGSLAPSPAPTSSGPASSHKLGSCLLPDSFNIPGSSCSLLSSGDKPEAVMVIGKGLLGTGARMPCIKTRLQARPRLGQGSPPTRRGMKGSSGPTSPTPRTRESSELEPGSCSATPGLPQARPPRPRSAPAFSPISCSLSDSPSWNCYSRGPLGQPEVCFVPKSPPLTVSPRV; encoded by the exons ATGAGGTTGCG GCAGGCCGTTAACCGTCTTCCGGAAGACGCTGCTAGAACCCTCCGGCCGCTCCTGCCCGCCATCGTCCCCGAACGACACTCACTCAG CTCTCAGGGCCAGAGCGGGGCAGGAGGATGCTTTCCCAGCCCCACCATGGAGCTGCGCTGTGGGGGATTGCTGTTCAGTTCTCGCTTTGATTCAGGGAATCTAGCCCACGTGGAGAAGGTGGAATCTTTGTCCAGTGATGGGGAAGGGGTAGGAGGTGGGGCGTCAGCCCTGACCAGTGGCATTGCCTCTTCCCCTGACTATGAATTCAACGTGTGGACCCGACCAGACTGTGCTGAAACGGAATTTGAGAATGGGAACAG GTCATGGTTCTACTTCAGCGTCCGGGGAGGAATGCCAGGAAAACTCATCAAGATCAACATTATGAACATGAACAAGCAGAGCAAGCTGTATTCCCAGGGCATGGCCCCCTTTGTGCGCACACTGCCCACCCGGCCACGCTGGGAACGCGTTCGAGACCGGCCCACCTTTGAG ATGACAGAGACGCAGTTTGTGTTATCCTTTGTTCATCGTTTCGTGGAGGGCCGTGGGGCCACCACCTTCTTCGCCTTCTGCTACCCCTTCTCCTACAGTGACTGCCAGGAACTGCTAAACCAGCTAGACCAGCGCTTTCCGGAGAACCACCCTACCCATAGCAG ccCCCTGGATACCATCTATTACCATCGGGAGCTCCTTTGCTATTCTCTGGATGGACTTCGTGTAGATCTGCTGACGATCACTTCCTGCCATGGGCTTCGAGAAGATCGAGAGCCCCGTCTAGAGCAGCTATTTCCTGATACCAGCACCCCTCGACCATTTCGTTTCGCAGGCAAGAGG ATATTCTTCTTAAGCAGTAGAGTACACCCAGGGGAGACTCCATCTAGCTTTGTCTTCAATGGCTTTCTGGACTTCATCCTCCGACCTGATGATCCCCGGGCCCAAACCCTCCGTCGCCTCTTCGTCTTTAAGCTGATTCCCATGTTGAACCCCGATGGTGTGGTCCGGGGACACTACCG CACAGACTCACGTGGAGTGAATCTGAACCGTCAGTACCTGAAGCCTGATGCCATCCTGCACCCGGCCATCTATGGGGCCAAAGCTGTGCTTCTCTACCACCATGTGCACTCTCGTCTGAACTCCCAGAGTTCCTCTGAGCACCAGCCCAGTCCCTGTCTCCCTCCTGATGCTCCTGTTTCTGACCTGGAGAAAGCCAACAATCTCCAAAATGAAGCTCAGTGTGGGCACTCAGCTGACAGGCATAACGCTGAAGCCTGGAAACAAACAGAGCCAGCAGAACAGAAGCTCAACAGTGTGTGGATTATGCCACAACAGTCTGCGGGGCTTGAAGAGCCAGCCCCTGATACCATCCCCCCCAAAGAGAGTGGCGTTGCTTACTATGTGGACCTGCATGGACATGCTTCCAAAAGGGGCTGCTTCATGTACGGAAACAGCTTTAGTGATGAGAGCACCCAG GTGGAAAACATGCTATATCCAAAGCTCATCTCCTTGAATTCAGCCCACTTCGACTTCCAGGGCTGCAATTTCTCAGAGAAGAATATGTATGCCCGAGACCGTAGAGATGGCCAGTCTAAAGAGGGAAGCGGCCGTGTTGCAATCTACAAAGCCTCAGGGATAATCCACAG CTACACACTTGAATGCAACTACAACACTGGACGCTCAGTAAACAGCATCCCTGCTGCCTGCCATGACAATGGGCGTGCCAGCCCCCCTCCCCCGCCGGCTTTCCCCTCCAGATACACTGTGGAACTATTTGAGCAG GTGGGACGAGCTATGGCCATTGCAGCCCTGGACATGGCGGAATGTAATCCGTGGCCCCGAATTGTACTGTCAGAGCACAGCAGCCTTACTAATCTACGGGCCTGGATGCTGAAACATGTACGCAACAGCCGAGGCCTAAGCAGCACTCTGAATGTGGGTGTCAACAAGAAGAGGGGCCTTCGAACTCCACCCAAAAGTCACAA TGGGTTGCCTGTCTCCTGCTCCGAAAACACCTTGAGTCGGGCACGAAGTTTTAGCACCGGCACAAGTGCCGGTGGTAGCAGCAGCAGCCAACAAAATTCTCCACAGATGAAGAATTCCCCCAGCTTTCCTTTTCATGGCAGTCGGCCTGCAGGGCTGCCAGGCCTGGGCTCTAGTACCCAAAAGGTCACCCACCGGGTGCTGGGCCCCGTCAGAG AGCCCCGAAGCCAGGACAGGAGACGGCGGCAGCAGCCCCTGAACCATCGTCCTGCAGGCAGCCTCGCTCCATCCCCAGCTCCTACTAGTTCTGGCCCAGCCTCCTCACACAAGCTGGGCTCCTGTCTACTGCCTGATTCGTTCAACATACCAG GGAGCAGTTGCTCACTCTTGTCCTCTGGAGACAAACCAGAGGCTGTCATGGTAATCGGGAAAGGTCTGCTAGGGACTGGAGCTCGGATGCCCTGCATCAAGACTCGATTGCAG GCTAGGCCCAGGTTGGGCCAGGGCTCACCGCCGACTCGCAGAGGGATGAAAGGCTCTTCAGGCCCCACATCCCCTACCCCCCGGACCAGGGAGAGCAGTGAGCTGGAGCCGGGATCCTGCTCTGCTACACCAGG GCTGCCTCAGGCCAGGCCCCCACGGCCCCGCTCTGCCCCTGCCTTTTCTCCTATATCCTGTAGTCTATCTGACTCCCCATCCTGGAATTGTTACAGCAGGGGTCCCTTGGGCCAACCTGAGGTTTGTTTTGTCCCTAAATCTCCCCCACTGACTGTTTCTCCCCGGGTCTGA
- the AGBL5 gene encoding cytosolic carboxypeptidase-like protein 5 isoform X3 codes for MELRCGGLLFSSRFDSGNLAHVEKVESLSSDGEGVGGGASALTSGIASSPDYEFNVWTRPDCAETEFENGNRSWFYFSVRGGMPGKLIKINIMNMNKQSKLYSQGMAPFVRTLPTRPRWERVRDRPTFEMTETQFVLSFVHRFVEGRGATTFFAFCYPFSYSDCQELLNQLDQRFPENHPTHSSPLDTIYYHRELLCYSLDGLRVDLLTITSCHGLREDREPRLEQLFPDTSTPRPFRFAGKRIFFLSSRVHPGETPSSFVFNGFLDFILRPDDPRAQTLRRLFVFKLIPMLNPDGVVRGHYRTDSRGVNLNRQYLKPDAILHPAIYGAKAVLLYHHVHSRLNSQSSSEHQPSPCLPPDAPVSDLEKANNLQNEAQCGHSADRHNAEAWKQTEPAEQKLNSVWIMPQQSAGLEEPAPDTIPPKESGVAYYVDLHGHASKRGCFMYGNSFSDESTQVENMLYPKLISLNSAHFDFQGCNFSEKNMYARDRRDGQSKEGSGRVAIYKASGIIHSYTLECNYNTGRSVNSIPAACHDNGRASPPPPPAFPSRYTVELFEQVGRAMAIAALDMAECNPWPRIVLSEHSSLTNLRAWMLKHVRNSRGLSSTLNVGVNKKRGLRTPPKSHNGLPVSCSENTLSRARSFSTGTSAGGSSSSQQNSPQMKNSPSFPFHGSRPAGLPGLGSSTQKVTHRVLGPVREPRSQDRRRRQQPLNHRPAGSLAPSPAPTSSGPASSHKLGSCLLPDSFNIPGSSCSLLSSGDKPEAVMVIGKGLLGTGARMPCIKTRLQARPRLGQGSPPTRRGMKGSSGPTSPTPRTRESSELEPGSCSATPGLPQARPPRPRSAPAFSPISCSLSDSPSWNCYSRGPLGQPEVCFVPKSPPLTVSPRV; via the exons ATGGAGCTGCGCTGTGGGGGATTGCTGTTCAGTTCTCGCTTTGATTCAGGGAATCTAGCCCACGTGGAGAAGGTGGAATCTTTGTCCAGTGATGGGGAAGGGGTAGGAGGTGGGGCGTCAGCCCTGACCAGTGGCATTGCCTCTTCCCCTGACTATGAATTCAACGTGTGGACCCGACCAGACTGTGCTGAAACGGAATTTGAGAATGGGAACAG GTCATGGTTCTACTTCAGCGTCCGGGGAGGAATGCCAGGAAAACTCATCAAGATCAACATTATGAACATGAACAAGCAGAGCAAGCTGTATTCCCAGGGCATGGCCCCCTTTGTGCGCACACTGCCCACCCGGCCACGCTGGGAACGCGTTCGAGACCGGCCCACCTTTGAG ATGACAGAGACGCAGTTTGTGTTATCCTTTGTTCATCGTTTCGTGGAGGGCCGTGGGGCCACCACCTTCTTCGCCTTCTGCTACCCCTTCTCCTACAGTGACTGCCAGGAACTGCTAAACCAGCTAGACCAGCGCTTTCCGGAGAACCACCCTACCCATAGCAG ccCCCTGGATACCATCTATTACCATCGGGAGCTCCTTTGCTATTCTCTGGATGGACTTCGTGTAGATCTGCTGACGATCACTTCCTGCCATGGGCTTCGAGAAGATCGAGAGCCCCGTCTAGAGCAGCTATTTCCTGATACCAGCACCCCTCGACCATTTCGTTTCGCAGGCAAGAGG ATATTCTTCTTAAGCAGTAGAGTACACCCAGGGGAGACTCCATCTAGCTTTGTCTTCAATGGCTTTCTGGACTTCATCCTCCGACCTGATGATCCCCGGGCCCAAACCCTCCGTCGCCTCTTCGTCTTTAAGCTGATTCCCATGTTGAACCCCGATGGTGTGGTCCGGGGACACTACCG CACAGACTCACGTGGAGTGAATCTGAACCGTCAGTACCTGAAGCCTGATGCCATCCTGCACCCGGCCATCTATGGGGCCAAAGCTGTGCTTCTCTACCACCATGTGCACTCTCGTCTGAACTCCCAGAGTTCCTCTGAGCACCAGCCCAGTCCCTGTCTCCCTCCTGATGCTCCTGTTTCTGACCTGGAGAAAGCCAACAATCTCCAAAATGAAGCTCAGTGTGGGCACTCAGCTGACAGGCATAACGCTGAAGCCTGGAAACAAACAGAGCCAGCAGAACAGAAGCTCAACAGTGTGTGGATTATGCCACAACAGTCTGCGGGGCTTGAAGAGCCAGCCCCTGATACCATCCCCCCCAAAGAGAGTGGCGTTGCTTACTATGTGGACCTGCATGGACATGCTTCCAAAAGGGGCTGCTTCATGTACGGAAACAGCTTTAGTGATGAGAGCACCCAG GTGGAAAACATGCTATATCCAAAGCTCATCTCCTTGAATTCAGCCCACTTCGACTTCCAGGGCTGCAATTTCTCAGAGAAGAATATGTATGCCCGAGACCGTAGAGATGGCCAGTCTAAAGAGGGAAGCGGCCGTGTTGCAATCTACAAAGCCTCAGGGATAATCCACAG CTACACACTTGAATGCAACTACAACACTGGACGCTCAGTAAACAGCATCCCTGCTGCCTGCCATGACAATGGGCGTGCCAGCCCCCCTCCCCCGCCGGCTTTCCCCTCCAGATACACTGTGGAACTATTTGAGCAG GTGGGACGAGCTATGGCCATTGCAGCCCTGGACATGGCGGAATGTAATCCGTGGCCCCGAATTGTACTGTCAGAGCACAGCAGCCTTACTAATCTACGGGCCTGGATGCTGAAACATGTACGCAACAGCCGAGGCCTAAGCAGCACTCTGAATGTGGGTGTCAACAAGAAGAGGGGCCTTCGAACTCCACCCAAAAGTCACAA TGGGTTGCCTGTCTCCTGCTCCGAAAACACCTTGAGTCGGGCACGAAGTTTTAGCACCGGCACAAGTGCCGGTGGTAGCAGCAGCAGCCAACAAAATTCTCCACAGATGAAGAATTCCCCCAGCTTTCCTTTTCATGGCAGTCGGCCTGCAGGGCTGCCAGGCCTGGGCTCTAGTACCCAAAAGGTCACCCACCGGGTGCTGGGCCCCGTCAGAG AGCCCCGAAGCCAGGACAGGAGACGGCGGCAGCAGCCCCTGAACCATCGTCCTGCAGGCAGCCTCGCTCCATCCCCAGCTCCTACTAGTTCTGGCCCAGCCTCCTCACACAAGCTGGGCTCCTGTCTACTGCCTGATTCGTTCAACATACCAG GGAGCAGTTGCTCACTCTTGTCCTCTGGAGACAAACCAGAGGCTGTCATGGTAATCGGGAAAGGTCTGCTAGGGACTGGAGCTCGGATGCCCTGCATCAAGACTCGATTGCAG GCTAGGCCCAGGTTGGGCCAGGGCTCACCGCCGACTCGCAGAGGGATGAAAGGCTCTTCAGGCCCCACATCCCCTACCCCCCGGACCAGGGAGAGCAGTGAGCTGGAGCCGGGATCCTGCTCTGCTACACCAGG GCTGCCTCAGGCCAGGCCCCCACGGCCCCGCTCTGCCCCTGCCTTTTCTCCTATATCCTGTAGTCTATCTGACTCCCCATCCTGGAATTGTTACAGCAGGGGTCCCTTGGGCCAACCTGAGGTTTGTTTTGTCCCTAAATCTCCCCCACTGACTGTTTCTCCCCGGGTCTGA
- the AGBL5 gene encoding cytosolic carboxypeptidase-like protein 5 isoform X1: MWSRSSQSGPSAFEQGLRVAVAKPLQAVNRLPEDAARTLRPLLPAIVPERHSLSSQGQSGAGGCFPSPTMELRCGGLLFSSRFDSGNLAHVEKVESLSSDGEGVGGGASALTSGIASSPDYEFNVWTRPDCAETEFENGNRSWFYFSVRGGMPGKLIKINIMNMNKQSKLYSQGMAPFVRTLPTRPRWERVRDRPTFEMTETQFVLSFVHRFVEGRGATTFFAFCYPFSYSDCQELLNQLDQRFPENHPTHSSPLDTIYYHRELLCYSLDGLRVDLLTITSCHGLREDREPRLEQLFPDTSTPRPFRFAGKRIFFLSSRVHPGETPSSFVFNGFLDFILRPDDPRAQTLRRLFVFKLIPMLNPDGVVRGHYRTDSRGVNLNRQYLKPDAILHPAIYGAKAVLLYHHVHSRLNSQSSSEHQPSPCLPPDAPVSDLEKANNLQNEAQCGHSADRHNAEAWKQTEPAEQKLNSVWIMPQQSAGLEEPAPDTIPPKESGVAYYVDLHGHASKRGCFMYGNSFSDESTQVENMLYPKLISLNSAHFDFQGCNFSEKNMYARDRRDGQSKEGSGRVAIYKASGIIHSYTLECNYNTGRSVNSIPAACHDNGRASPPPPPAFPSRYTVELFEQVGRAMAIAALDMAECNPWPRIVLSEHSSLTNLRAWMLKHVRNSRGLSSTLNVGVNKKRGLRTPPKSHNGLPVSCSENTLSRARSFSTGTSAGGSSSSQQNSPQMKNSPSFPFHGSRPAGLPGLGSSTQKVTHRVLGPVREPRSQDRRRRQQPLNHRPAGSLAPSPAPTSSGPASSHKLGSCLLPDSFNIPGSSCSLLSSGDKPEAVMVIGKGLLGTGARMPCIKTRLQARPRLGQGSPPTRRGMKGSSGPTSPTPRTRESSELEPGSCSATPGLPQARPPRPRSAPAFSPISCSLSDSPSWNCYSRGPLGQPEVCFVPKSPPLTVSPRV, from the exons ATGTGGAGCAGGAGCAGCCAAAGTGGCCCATCGGCTTTCGAGCAGGGTTTGCGCGTCGCGGTCGCAAAGCCCCT GCAGGCCGTTAACCGTCTTCCGGAAGACGCTGCTAGAACCCTCCGGCCGCTCCTGCCCGCCATCGTCCCCGAACGACACTCACTCAG CTCTCAGGGCCAGAGCGGGGCAGGAGGATGCTTTCCCAGCCCCACCATGGAGCTGCGCTGTGGGGGATTGCTGTTCAGTTCTCGCTTTGATTCAGGGAATCTAGCCCACGTGGAGAAGGTGGAATCTTTGTCCAGTGATGGGGAAGGGGTAGGAGGTGGGGCGTCAGCCCTGACCAGTGGCATTGCCTCTTCCCCTGACTATGAATTCAACGTGTGGACCCGACCAGACTGTGCTGAAACGGAATTTGAGAATGGGAACAG GTCATGGTTCTACTTCAGCGTCCGGGGAGGAATGCCAGGAAAACTCATCAAGATCAACATTATGAACATGAACAAGCAGAGCAAGCTGTATTCCCAGGGCATGGCCCCCTTTGTGCGCACACTGCCCACCCGGCCACGCTGGGAACGCGTTCGAGACCGGCCCACCTTTGAG ATGACAGAGACGCAGTTTGTGTTATCCTTTGTTCATCGTTTCGTGGAGGGCCGTGGGGCCACCACCTTCTTCGCCTTCTGCTACCCCTTCTCCTACAGTGACTGCCAGGAACTGCTAAACCAGCTAGACCAGCGCTTTCCGGAGAACCACCCTACCCATAGCAG ccCCCTGGATACCATCTATTACCATCGGGAGCTCCTTTGCTATTCTCTGGATGGACTTCGTGTAGATCTGCTGACGATCACTTCCTGCCATGGGCTTCGAGAAGATCGAGAGCCCCGTCTAGAGCAGCTATTTCCTGATACCAGCACCCCTCGACCATTTCGTTTCGCAGGCAAGAGG ATATTCTTCTTAAGCAGTAGAGTACACCCAGGGGAGACTCCATCTAGCTTTGTCTTCAATGGCTTTCTGGACTTCATCCTCCGACCTGATGATCCCCGGGCCCAAACCCTCCGTCGCCTCTTCGTCTTTAAGCTGATTCCCATGTTGAACCCCGATGGTGTGGTCCGGGGACACTACCG CACAGACTCACGTGGAGTGAATCTGAACCGTCAGTACCTGAAGCCTGATGCCATCCTGCACCCGGCCATCTATGGGGCCAAAGCTGTGCTTCTCTACCACCATGTGCACTCTCGTCTGAACTCCCAGAGTTCCTCTGAGCACCAGCCCAGTCCCTGTCTCCCTCCTGATGCTCCTGTTTCTGACCTGGAGAAAGCCAACAATCTCCAAAATGAAGCTCAGTGTGGGCACTCAGCTGACAGGCATAACGCTGAAGCCTGGAAACAAACAGAGCCAGCAGAACAGAAGCTCAACAGTGTGTGGATTATGCCACAACAGTCTGCGGGGCTTGAAGAGCCAGCCCCTGATACCATCCCCCCCAAAGAGAGTGGCGTTGCTTACTATGTGGACCTGCATGGACATGCTTCCAAAAGGGGCTGCTTCATGTACGGAAACAGCTTTAGTGATGAGAGCACCCAG GTGGAAAACATGCTATATCCAAAGCTCATCTCCTTGAATTCAGCCCACTTCGACTTCCAGGGCTGCAATTTCTCAGAGAAGAATATGTATGCCCGAGACCGTAGAGATGGCCAGTCTAAAGAGGGAAGCGGCCGTGTTGCAATCTACAAAGCCTCAGGGATAATCCACAG CTACACACTTGAATGCAACTACAACACTGGACGCTCAGTAAACAGCATCCCTGCTGCCTGCCATGACAATGGGCGTGCCAGCCCCCCTCCCCCGCCGGCTTTCCCCTCCAGATACACTGTGGAACTATTTGAGCAG GTGGGACGAGCTATGGCCATTGCAGCCCTGGACATGGCGGAATGTAATCCGTGGCCCCGAATTGTACTGTCAGAGCACAGCAGCCTTACTAATCTACGGGCCTGGATGCTGAAACATGTACGCAACAGCCGAGGCCTAAGCAGCACTCTGAATGTGGGTGTCAACAAGAAGAGGGGCCTTCGAACTCCACCCAAAAGTCACAA TGGGTTGCCTGTCTCCTGCTCCGAAAACACCTTGAGTCGGGCACGAAGTTTTAGCACCGGCACAAGTGCCGGTGGTAGCAGCAGCAGCCAACAAAATTCTCCACAGATGAAGAATTCCCCCAGCTTTCCTTTTCATGGCAGTCGGCCTGCAGGGCTGCCAGGCCTGGGCTCTAGTACCCAAAAGGTCACCCACCGGGTGCTGGGCCCCGTCAGAG AGCCCCGAAGCCAGGACAGGAGACGGCGGCAGCAGCCCCTGAACCATCGTCCTGCAGGCAGCCTCGCTCCATCCCCAGCTCCTACTAGTTCTGGCCCAGCCTCCTCACACAAGCTGGGCTCCTGTCTACTGCCTGATTCGTTCAACATACCAG GGAGCAGTTGCTCACTCTTGTCCTCTGGAGACAAACCAGAGGCTGTCATGGTAATCGGGAAAGGTCTGCTAGGGACTGGAGCTCGGATGCCCTGCATCAAGACTCGATTGCAG GCTAGGCCCAGGTTGGGCCAGGGCTCACCGCCGACTCGCAGAGGGATGAAAGGCTCTTCAGGCCCCACATCCCCTACCCCCCGGACCAGGGAGAGCAGTGAGCTGGAGCCGGGATCCTGCTCTGCTACACCAGG GCTGCCTCAGGCCAGGCCCCCACGGCCCCGCTCTGCCCCTGCCTTTTCTCCTATATCCTGTAGTCTATCTGACTCCCCATCCTGGAATTGTTACAGCAGGGGTCCCTTGGGCCAACCTGAGGTTTGTTTTGTCCCTAAATCTCCCCCACTGACTGTTTCTCCCCGGGTCTGA
- the AGBL5 gene encoding cytosolic carboxypeptidase-like protein 5 isoform X4 has product MELRCGGLLFSSRFDSGNLAHVEKVESLSSDGEGVGGGASALTSGIASSPDYEFNVWTRPDCAETEFENGNRSWFYFSVRGGMPGKLIKINIMNMNKQSKLYSQGMAPFVRTLPTRPRWERVRDRPTFEMTETQFVLSFVHRFVEGRGATTFFAFCYPFSYSDCQELLNQLDQRFPENHPTHSSPLDTIYYHRELLCYSLDGLRVDLLTITSCHGLREDREPRLEQLFPDTSTPRPFRFAGKRIFFLSSRVHPGETPSSFVFNGFLDFILRPDDPRAQTLRRLFVFKLIPMLNPDGVVRGHYRTDSRGVNLNRQYLKPDAILHPAIYGAKAVLLYHHVHSRLNSQSSSEHQPSPCLPPDAPVSDLEKANNLQNEAQCGHSADRHNAEAWKQTEPAEQKLNSVWIMPQQSAGLEEPAPDTIPPKESGVAYYVDLHGHASKRGCFMYGNSFSDESTQVENMLYPKLISLNSAHFDFQGCNFSEKNMYARDRRDGQSKEGSGRVAIYKASGIIHSYTLECNYNTGRSVNSIPAACHDNGRASPPPPPAFPSRYTVELFEQVGRAMAIAALDMAECNPWPRIVLSEHSSLTNLRAWMLKHVRNSRGLSSTLNVGVNKKRGLRTPPKSHNGLPVSCSENTLSRARSFSTGTSAGGSSSSQQNSPQMKNSPSFPFHGSRPAGLPGLGSSTQKVTHRVLGPVRGKPVWEPLQHVFGCLGHCWGK; this is encoded by the exons ATGGAGCTGCGCTGTGGGGGATTGCTGTTCAGTTCTCGCTTTGATTCAGGGAATCTAGCCCACGTGGAGAAGGTGGAATCTTTGTCCAGTGATGGGGAAGGGGTAGGAGGTGGGGCGTCAGCCCTGACCAGTGGCATTGCCTCTTCCCCTGACTATGAATTCAACGTGTGGACCCGACCAGACTGTGCTGAAACGGAATTTGAGAATGGGAACAG GTCATGGTTCTACTTCAGCGTCCGGGGAGGAATGCCAGGAAAACTCATCAAGATCAACATTATGAACATGAACAAGCAGAGCAAGCTGTATTCCCAGGGCATGGCCCCCTTTGTGCGCACACTGCCCACCCGGCCACGCTGGGAACGCGTTCGAGACCGGCCCACCTTTGAG ATGACAGAGACGCAGTTTGTGTTATCCTTTGTTCATCGTTTCGTGGAGGGCCGTGGGGCCACCACCTTCTTCGCCTTCTGCTACCCCTTCTCCTACAGTGACTGCCAGGAACTGCTAAACCAGCTAGACCAGCGCTTTCCGGAGAACCACCCTACCCATAGCAG ccCCCTGGATACCATCTATTACCATCGGGAGCTCCTTTGCTATTCTCTGGATGGACTTCGTGTAGATCTGCTGACGATCACTTCCTGCCATGGGCTTCGAGAAGATCGAGAGCCCCGTCTAGAGCAGCTATTTCCTGATACCAGCACCCCTCGACCATTTCGTTTCGCAGGCAAGAGG ATATTCTTCTTAAGCAGTAGAGTACACCCAGGGGAGACTCCATCTAGCTTTGTCTTCAATGGCTTTCTGGACTTCATCCTCCGACCTGATGATCCCCGGGCCCAAACCCTCCGTCGCCTCTTCGTCTTTAAGCTGATTCCCATGTTGAACCCCGATGGTGTGGTCCGGGGACACTACCG CACAGACTCACGTGGAGTGAATCTGAACCGTCAGTACCTGAAGCCTGATGCCATCCTGCACCCGGCCATCTATGGGGCCAAAGCTGTGCTTCTCTACCACCATGTGCACTCTCGTCTGAACTCCCAGAGTTCCTCTGAGCACCAGCCCAGTCCCTGTCTCCCTCCTGATGCTCCTGTTTCTGACCTGGAGAAAGCCAACAATCTCCAAAATGAAGCTCAGTGTGGGCACTCAGCTGACAGGCATAACGCTGAAGCCTGGAAACAAACAGAGCCAGCAGAACAGAAGCTCAACAGTGTGTGGATTATGCCACAACAGTCTGCGGGGCTTGAAGAGCCAGCCCCTGATACCATCCCCCCCAAAGAGAGTGGCGTTGCTTACTATGTGGACCTGCATGGACATGCTTCCAAAAGGGGCTGCTTCATGTACGGAAACAGCTTTAGTGATGAGAGCACCCAG GTGGAAAACATGCTATATCCAAAGCTCATCTCCTTGAATTCAGCCCACTTCGACTTCCAGGGCTGCAATTTCTCAGAGAAGAATATGTATGCCCGAGACCGTAGAGATGGCCAGTCTAAAGAGGGAAGCGGCCGTGTTGCAATCTACAAAGCCTCAGGGATAATCCACAG CTACACACTTGAATGCAACTACAACACTGGACGCTCAGTAAACAGCATCCCTGCTGCCTGCCATGACAATGGGCGTGCCAGCCCCCCTCCCCCGCCGGCTTTCCCCTCCAGATACACTGTGGAACTATTTGAGCAG GTGGGACGAGCTATGGCCATTGCAGCCCTGGACATGGCGGAATGTAATCCGTGGCCCCGAATTGTACTGTCAGAGCACAGCAGCCTTACTAATCTACGGGCCTGGATGCTGAAACATGTACGCAACAGCCGAGGCCTAAGCAGCACTCTGAATGTGGGTGTCAACAAGAAGAGGGGCCTTCGAACTCCACCCAAAAGTCACAA TGGGTTGCCTGTCTCCTGCTCCGAAAACACCTTGAGTCGGGCACGAAGTTTTAGCACCGGCACAAGTGCCGGTGGTAGCAGCAGCAGCCAACAAAATTCTCCACAGATGAAGAATTCCCCCAGCTTTCCTTTTCATGGCAGTCGGCCTGCAGGGCTGCCAGGCCTGGGCTCTAGTACCCAAAAGGTCACCCACCGGGTGCTGGGCCCCGTCAGAGGTAAGCCAGTCTGGGAGCCCCTGCAACATGTGTTCGGTTGTCTGGGGCATTGCTGGGGGAAGTAA